The genomic DNA CGAACAGAAAATGAACAAACCGGAGTTAAGCGAAGAAAAGAAAGAAAAACTGCAGCAGAAAATTAATCAGGAACTCCTTTATATTGAAACAGAAGAAAATATTATTGAGAACCCGGATTTTATCGCACAGACAGAATAAATAAAAACCAAAGTCATTCTGCACGGAGTGACTCTCATTTATATATACAGATATTTATATGTATCTTTCATCATCCTTTAATAAATATTATATAAAATAGAGATAATACTATATCTGTAGTATTCTAAGAAAAAATCAGTTAGGGGTTAAAATTATGATTAGAAAAATACTTGCAATCGCATTAGTCGCTGCAATGATTCCCTTCGGCGCCCAAAATGCCAACGCAGCAAGTGAATGGGATAATGCGGTAACCGTCTACGGTGCAGCATTGGAACAGGATTCAAATTTACAAAATGAAACAGCAAACTTACTCGGTGTTGAGGACACTGACATTACCGATTACGTTTACTCAGAAGACGTTAATCAATACATCAACAAGAGCTATGACAACAGCGTACTGAAATCCAGTATCCGTATTATCCAGACTGCTGAAGGCAGCGGATTAAACATTGATATTAATGAAGATATGGGACAGATACTGTTAATCTCTGAAGAAACATACCAGAACGCACTGCTCACTTCAGGCATTACAGACGCTGACGTTACTATTGCAGCAGCACAGGATGTTACAGGTGAAAGTGCATTAGCCGGTGTATACAAAGCATTTGAAGCTCAAGGCGAAGCAATTGACCCTAAAAAAACACAAAACGCTCAAGATGAACTAGAAACAATCACAGATATTTCAGAAGAAAACTCAAACGTTGAAGGTTTCTCACAAGTACAACTGAACAAAGTAATCACTGAAGTTAAAGTTGAAATTGTAAATAACTTTAACGGTGATGTCACTGAAGAACAGGTCCGTACTATTGTTGATGAGAAATTAGCCGAGAATGGTCTCGACGGCATGCTCAGCCAGCAGCAGATCGATCGTATCATCGTCATTATTATGAACATTAAAGATTCTGGCCTTTTTACAGGTGAAGAAGCAGACAGACTGGTGGACAGTTCAAAAGACCTGCTTGACAGAATCACATCGAGCGACAGCTTCCAGGATGCTAAAGACAAAGCAACAGAACTAGGTAAAGACATTGTTAACTCGGAAGAAGCAAGTTCATTTATGGACTCACTCAGAAGCTTTTGGGAACGTATAGTAGAATTCTTTAAAGGATTATTTTAAATAGAAATAGGGCCGGAGTCTTTGCACACAAAGACTCCGGCCCTATTATATTATATACTCAATATCGCTTTAATTCTTTCAATCACTTTAGTTTTACATGACTGCTGCAATTTGTCTTCTAATTTATAAGAATGGCTCCCAAGATCTAAAGCCCTCATTTGTGAACAATCCACTACACCATGAATATTATTGTCCATTGTTTCAATAATAACATCTGTTGGATAGCGTTTTTCTCTGCTCGTTACAGGCAGTACCCAGACAATATTAACTTTATTATTGAAGTCAGTATCACTTACAACTACACAAGGCCTGTATTTCCCTTTTTCATTTCCTTTAACCGGGTTTAAATTAACCTTTATCACATCATATTGATTTACCATCTCTCTCTGCCCTGATCTTGACCCCAGTCCGCTTCTTCAAGATTATTATAAGAATGTCCATTCTTCTTTAAAACTTTTACCTTCTTTTTTTGTCAAAATCATTTCATCATTTATTTTTTCGATGTTCAATCTGTCGCCGATTTTTAAACCCATTTCTTCCATCGTTTTTTTCTTAATTGATATAGCCTGACTGTTGCCGCTTTTAAAAATCTTCAGTTCAGTGTTCATATTAAACCACCCCATATACCAATTATATATGTACTTACATTTTGTCTATACATACTTAAGATTAGTTGTTAAAAAAACTCCCTTTAAATCAGCTTATCTGCTAAGCGTCTGCTTCAAGGGAGCATGTCAAACAATGTATCAAGTTTTTTTATATGAATTATTTTCTTTTCCCTGCTTCATGAGGCACATTCTCTTTGCTGTTCTTAAGCATCTTCACTCCTACATATAAAAGGATTACCGCAGCCAGCAGATTCACTGCAGCAAGCAACATATTCGAAGACAGGTACGAAAATCCATTTATCAAAGATGAAATCCCCAGAATAATTAAAACGATATTAAATATCTTTGCCATCATATCCTCCTTGACTGCCGTCTTTCTTATGGGTTTCTCC from Jeotgalicoccus saudimassiliensis includes the following:
- a CDS encoding DUF1002 domain-containing protein, with protein sequence MIRKILAIALVAAMIPFGAQNANAASEWDNAVTVYGAALEQDSNLQNETANLLGVEDTDITDYVYSEDVNQYINKSYDNSVLKSSIRIIQTAEGSGLNIDINEDMGQILLISEETYQNALLTSGITDADVTIAAAQDVTGESALAGVYKAFEAQGEAIDPKKTQNAQDELETITDISEENSNVEGFSQVQLNKVITEVKVEIVNNFNGDVTEEQVRTIVDEKLAENGLDGMLSQQQIDRIIVIIMNIKDSGLFTGEEADRLVDSSKDLLDRITSSDSFQDAKDKATELGKDIVNSEEASSFMDSLRSFWERIVEFFKGLF
- a CDS encoding AbrB/MazE/SpoVT family DNA-binding domain-containing protein: MNTELKIFKSGNSQAISIKKKTMEEMGLKIGDRLNIEKINDEMILTKKEGKSFKEEWTFL
- a CDS encoding type II toxin-antitoxin system PemK/MazF family toxin yields the protein MVNQYDVIKVNLNPVKGNEKGKYRPCVVVSDTDFNNKVNIVWVLPVTSREKRYPTDVIIETMDNNIHGVVDCSQMRALDLGSHSYKLEDKLQQSCKTKVIERIKAILSI